The sequence AACCACCGCCGTGACAGGAAGGTACCCCTCAACTACTCTGTGTGAAAACTTTCACGGGAAAGTGTGACCATCCCACTGTGTAAACCCGATGATCGCCCTGGTGAGCCTGGTGAGCCTGGTGAGCCTGGTGAGCCTGGTGAGGCCGGTGGCCCGGCGAAGCCCGGTGCGGCCAGCGCGGGTCAGCGGGAACCGACGGGCCCCCGTCGCCGCTCCTCAGCCCCGTATCGGCCAGGTCGGGATCACTTCACGCCGCCACGTGCTGTTCGCGACGTGCGCGAAGGACCCGTACCAGGCGAGGACCGCCGTCACGAGTCCGAGCCAGCCGCCGACGTGGTCGACGCCGTCGGACCCGGCGAAGGCGCCCGCCGAGAGGAAGGCGAACGTCAGCGTGAGGAAGACGAAGACGCCGATGACGACGCCGTTGGTGCGCAGCGCCGCGACCGTCATGTACGCGGTGAAGATCGCCCAGGTGAGGAGGAAGAGACCCGTCGCCTTGTCCGCGTAGGCGGGGTCCAGGCCGGGCGCGATCTTGCCGACGTAGAGGGCGAAGGCGAGCCAGAAACCGCCGTAGGAGACGAACGCCGTCGCCGAGAAGGTGTTGTTCCTGCGGAATTCCCACAGCCCGGCGAGCAGCTGCGCGAGGCCCCCGTAGAACAGCGCGAGGGGCAGGACGACTTTCTCGACGGAGTCGTTGAGCAGGCCCGCGTTGAAGACGCTGAGGACGAAGGTCGTCAGGGCGAAGGCGCCGAGACCGAGACCGCCGGGATCGGCCACCTGTACGGGTGCGCCCGGGGGTTCGGGGGTCGTCGCGGGACGGGCGGTGGCCACCGCGGGCCGGGATTTGCTGGGTGACACGAGCTGCTCTCCTCTCCTTGGGGGGTCGCGCGGGAGGGACGGGCGCGGGCCGCGCGACACGGCCCCGGGGGCACGTCCCGCAGGTGCGGGGAGTCGGAGCGCGGGCCGGGGAGTGAAGGGCGCGCGTGACCGCGTGCGAGCAGCGCGCGAACGCCCTCTACGCGGATCCATCTGCCCTTTCGCAGCCGCCCGTTGCTTCGGCGAAGCCATCCTCGGCCCGTGGCATGGCAGCGTCAAGATCCTCGCCCGATAATTCATGTACGAGGCAACTAGCCTTGCCGCACACGGAGAACGAGCGCCCTGACGGGGTCCGTGAGGTGACCGTGGGGGATTCGACGT comes from Streptomyces sp. Tu6071 and encodes:
- a CDS encoding acetate uptake transporter; the protein is MSPSKSRPAVATARPATTPEPPGAPVQVADPGGLGLGAFALTTFVLSVFNAGLLNDSVEKVVLPLALFYGGLAQLLAGLWEFRRNNTFSATAFVSYGGFWLAFALYVGKIAPGLDPAYADKATGLFLLTWAIFTAYMTVAALRTNGVVIGVFVFLTLTFAFLSAGAFAGSDGVDHVGGWLGLVTAVLAWYGSFAHVANSTWRREVIPTWPIRG